The Pseudomonas azotoformans genome has a segment encoding these proteins:
- a CDS encoding peroxiredoxin — translation MSVLVGKQAPDFDVPAVLGNGEIVDSFKLSEAIKGKYGLVFFYPLDFTFVCPSELIALDHRMDDFKARNVEVVAVSIDSHFTHNAWRNTAINDGGIGKVKYTMAADMKHDIAKAYDVESEGGVAFRGAFLIDDKGVVRSQIINDLPLGRNMEELIRLVDALQFHEEHGEVCPANWKKGDKGMNASPEGVAAYLTENAGKL, via the coding sequence ATGAGCGTACTCGTCGGCAAACAAGCCCCGGATTTCGACGTCCCAGCCGTCCTCGGCAATGGCGAAATCGTAGACAGCTTCAAACTGTCTGAAGCCATCAAAGGCAAATACGGCCTGGTGTTCTTCTACCCGCTGGACTTCACTTTCGTCTGCCCTTCGGAGCTGATCGCTCTGGACCACCGCATGGACGATTTCAAGGCGCGCAACGTTGAAGTGGTAGCCGTTTCCATCGACTCCCATTTCACCCACAACGCCTGGCGCAACACTGCCATCAATGATGGCGGCATCGGCAAAGTCAAATACACCATGGCTGCCGACATGAAGCACGACATCGCCAAGGCCTACGACGTTGAGTCCGAAGGCGGCGTGGCGTTCCGCGGCGCGTTCCTGATCGACGACAAGGGCGTTGTCCGCTCCCAGATCATCAACGACCTGCCATTGGGTCGTAACATGGAAGAGCTGATCCGCCTGGTCGACGCCCTGCAATTCCACGAAGAGCACGGCGAAGTCTGCCCTGCCAACTGGAAAAAAGGCGACAAAGGCATGAACGCTTCGCCAGAAGGCGTTGCGGCTTACCTGACCGAGAACGCTGGCAAGCTGTAA